One region of Vigna angularis cultivar LongXiaoDou No.4 chromosome 10, ASM1680809v1, whole genome shotgun sequence genomic DNA includes:
- the LOC108335847 gene encoding protein NUCLEAR FUSION DEFECTIVE 4: MTGQSRKWMVLVATIWIQAFTGTNFDFSDYSSSLKSLLNISQIKLNYLATANDMGKVFGWSSGLALSRLPLSVVIFIASAMGLLGYGLQWLAIKNLIALPYYLFFLLSLLSGCSICWFNTVCFVLCIRNFPVNRPLALSLTVSFNGVSAALYTLAANSIDPSSDSLYLLLNAVVPLLTSLAALIPILLQPPLDSLSRSADAARRNSVIFLVLNFLAIFTGIYLLLFASSTSDEATSRIYFGGAIFLLVSPLCIPGTIYARGWFHNAIHSSFQVEGSGFILVHVDDLELHKELLTRQNSALNLSNGDDHGLLGENGSVHGGQRAKTSDVGCDKVLGQDQLTMLGEEHTAAEVVQRVDFWLYYIAYFCGGTIGLVYSNNLGQIAQSLGLSSSISTLVTLYSSFSFFGRLLSAVPDYIRNKFYFARTGWLAIGLFPTPVAFILLAVSDSEAALKVSTALIGLSSGFIFAAAVAVTSELFGPNSVSVNHNILITNIPIGSLLYGFLAAAIYDANAYSVTTGDFMGDTLVCMGRKCYFWTFVWWGGISVLGLASSVLLFLRTKHAYDHFERHRSRISAQSLVS, encoded by the exons ATGACCGGACAATCTAGGAAGTGGATGGTCCTGGTGGCGACCATCTGGATTCAGGCCTTCACCGGTACAAACTTCGACTTCTCCGACTACTCCTCTTCCCTCAAATCCCTTCTCAACATCTCTCAGATCAAACTCAACTACCTGGCCACGGCCAATGACATGGGCAAAGTCTTCGGCTGGTCCTCCGGCCTCGCCCTCTCTCGTCTCCCGCTCTCCGTCGTCATCTTCATCGCCTCCGCCATGGGACTCCTCGGCTACGGCCTACAGTGGCTCGCCATCAAAAATCTCATCGCCTTGCCTTATTACCTG TTCTTTCTTCTGAGTTTGTTGAGTGGCTGTAGCATCTGTTGGTTCAACACAGTTTGCTTTGTTCTCTGCATTAGGAATTTTCCAGTGAACAGACCCCTTGCATTGTCTCTCACAGTGAGTTTCAATGGCGTGAGTGCTGCACTCTACACACTTGCTGCCAATTCAATAGACCCTTCATCTGATTCACTCTACCTTCTCTTGAATGCCGTTGTGCCTCTTCTCACTTCCCTTGCAGCACTAATCCCAATTCTTCTCCAACCTCCTTTAGACTCTCTCTCTAGATCTGCAGATGCTGCTCGCAGAAACTCAGTGATATTTCTAGTACTAAACTTTCTCGCCATTTTCACTGGCATTTACCTCCTCCTCTTTGCCTCATCAACTTCTGACGAAGCCACATCGAGGATCTACTTTGGTGGGGCCATTTTTCTCCTCGTATCCCCACTATGCATCCCTGGCACCATCTATGCTCGAGGTTGGTTTCACAATGCCATCCATTCCAGCTTTCAGGTGGAAGGCTCTGGCTTCATTCTTGTTCATGTTGATGATCTTGAGCTTCATAAAGAACTCCTCACCCGTCAGAACAGTGCTCTCAATCTCAGCAATGGAGATGATCACGGCCTGTTGGGTGAGAATGGATCCGTGCATGGAGGTCAGAGGGCAAAAACCAGTGACGTGGGCTGTGACAAGGTGCTTGGTCAGGATCAGTTGACAATGCTAGGAGAAGAGCACACCGCTGCAGAGGTAGTCCAGAGGGTGGATTTCTGGCTCTATTATATTGCATACTTCTGTGGTGGCACAATTGGTCTTGTCTACAGCAACAATCTGGGACAGATAGCTCAATCTTTAGGCCTGAGTTCAAGTATATCTACCCTTGTCACGCTATActcatcattttctttctttggtcGCTTGCTTTCAGCTGTACCAGACTACATTCGAAA CAAATTCTACTTTGCAAGAACCGGATGGCTAGCCATTGGGCTTTTCCCAACCCCAGTTGCATTTATATTGCTTGCTGTATCAGACAGTGAAGCTGCACTTAAAGTTAGCACTGCACTGATTGGTCTGAGTTCCGGTTTCATCTTCGCAGCAGCAGTGGCAGTTACATCGGAACTATTTGGACCCAACAGTGTGAGTGTCAATCACAACATTCTTATAACGAACATTCCAATTGGGTCTCTTCTGTATGGTTTTCTGGCTGCAGCGATCTACGATGCCAATGCTTACTCAGTCACAACAGGTGACTTTATGGGTGACACACTGGTGTGCATGGGAAGGAAGTGCTACTTCTGGACATTTGTGTGGTGGGGAGGAATATCTGTACTAGGACTAGCTTCTAGTGTGCTGTTGTTCTTGAGAACCAAACACGCCTATGATCATTTTGAGAGACATCGTTCGAGGATTTCGGCGCAGTCACTTGTGTCTTAG
- the LOC108335848 gene encoding uncharacterized protein LOC108335848, which produces MAFNNKSKKSSSPSNFTFCVTLFFLVLFTIPTFFLLHTPITCTTLSKTWSGDLLLAEFAWNKLPFLEQNPSPVALKIAVFSRKWPIGTTPGGMERHAYTLHTALAQRGHKVHIFTSPPQEETTSTFCSDTTNHQEDVNAPSSPFIHCHEGEPGKWRYNKAWEQFLEQNQKEPFDVVHSESVALPHWLARDLPNLAVSWHGIALESLQSSLFQDLARRTDEPKSPDFDKGLYGVLPKLLNEIRFFRNYAHHVAISDSCGEMLRDVYQIPSRRVHVILNGVDEGDFREDVELGNEFRTKIGIPSNARLVLGVAGRLVRDKGHPLLHEAYSRLITKHPNVYLIVAGSGPWENRYRDLGNQVLVLGSLSLSMLRAFYNAIDIFVNPTLRPQGLDLTLMEAMMSGKPLLASRFPSIKGSVVVDDEFGFMFSPNVESLMEALEAVVKEGKARLARRGKACREYAISMFTATKMALAYERLFLCIKEDKFCNYH; this is translated from the coding sequence ATGGCCTTCAACAACAAATCCAAGAAGTCCAGTTCCCCttctaattttactttctgtgTCACCCTTTTCTTTCTTGTTCTCTTCACCATACCAACATTTTTCCTCCTCCACACACCCATCACATGCACCACCCTATCCAAAACCTGGTCAGGTGATCTTCTTTTAGCCGAATTTGCATGGAACAAACTCCCATTTCTGGAACAGAACCCTTCACCCGTAGCTCTCAAAATCGCTGTCTTCTCTAGAAAATGGCCTATTGGAACCACTCCTGGTGGCATGGAGCGCCATGCATACACACTTCACACTGCTCTAGCTCAGCGGGGCCACAAGGTTCATATATTCACCTCTCCTCCACAAGAAGAAACCACTTCGACCTTTTGTTCAGACACAACAAATCACCAAGAAGATGTTAATGCTCCTTCTTCACCCTTCATCCATTGCCATGAAGGGGAGCCAGGCAAGTGGCGCTACAATAAAGCATGGGAACAGTTTCTGGAACAAAACCAGAAAGAACCCTTCGATGTTGTTCACTCAGAAAGTGTAGCACTTCCTCACTGGCTCGCTCGCGACCTTCCAAACCTTGCAGTTTCGTGGCATGGCATAGCACTTGAGAGTTTGCAATCTAGCCTTTTCCAAGACTTAGCTCGTAGAACTGATGAACCTAAATCCCCGGATTTTGACAAAGGCTTATACGGGGTTCTCCCTAAGCTTCTAAATGAGATAAGGTTCTTCAGAAACTATGCACACCATGTTGCTATAAGTGATAGTTGTGGTGAAATGTTAAGAGATGTGTACCAAATCCCCAGCAGAAGAGTGCATGTGATTCTCAATGGAGTTGATGAGGGTGACTTCAGAGAAGATGTGGAATTGGGAAACGAATTTAGAACAAAAATTGGCATTCCAAGCAATGCTAGATTAGTGCTTGGTGTCGCTGGAAGATTAGTTAGGGACAAAGGCCACCCTCTCCTTCATGAAGCATACTCTAGGCTAATAACAAAACATCCTAATGTGTATTTGATTGTAGCTGGCTCAGGACCATGGGAGAATCGATATAGGGATTTAGGAAATCAAGTTCTTGTTCTTGGATCCCTGAGTCTTTCCATGCTACGAGCATTCTACAATGCCATTGACATTTTTGTCAATCCTACACTTAGGCCACAAGGCCTTGATCTTACTCTGATGGAAGCCATGATGAGTGGGAAACCCCTTTTGGCATCAAGATTTCCAAGCATCAAAGGTAGTGTTGTGGTGGATGATGAATTTGGCTTTATGTTCTCTCCCAACGTGGAATCCCTCATGGAGGCACTTGAAGCAGTGGTGAAGGAAGGAAAGGCAAGGCTTGCAAGGAGGGGAAAGGCATGCCGTGAATATGCAATTTCTATGTTTACAGCAACAAAGATGGCGTTGGCCTATGAGAGACTATTcctgtgcataaaagaagataaattttGTAACTATCATTGA
- the LOC128194386 gene encoding uncharacterized protein LOC128194386, with amino-acid sequence MAPRLPPPPQPNEPDASNNARLLETVIDRLQQQNTTLMEQNATLMQQNQAAMQSLESSRANSETTQRQLMEILAATRGAPGASSSNAAQPNAEWSLESFLQHHPAKFSGKGLPDEADQWLRDIEKIFNAKRCPDENRLAYAEYLLTGEASHWWTSARAILADARQPVTWEVFRAKFYEEYFPDSVRFAKEVEFLQLVQGGMSVSEYTNKFKHLVRFNTMATSEVWQCRKFENGLRSDLKVLISSLCIRTFPAMVERAKVLERNMAEAERQKRSQQVSRGPIVSRGGAVQRRPPYARPNQSSQTSGSQAVVPVGQSGQGSVVCFRCGGPHYRSSCPQLVGVKQCNRCGRNGHLDHECNMGGRAVMRPPNAGRNQQGRGGRAQATGRVYAITGAEAASSGTLVTGTCLVHGIPCCVLFDSGATHSFISKACVEKLGILERDMQFDLVVSTPAAGELRTSTVCIRCPIVVEGHSYKDVFPEEIPGLPPVREIEFSIDLVTTAAPISVQPYRMAPAELVELKKQIEELMEKQFIRPSIDLRSGYHQIRVKEDDIQKTAFRSRYGHYEYVVMPFGVTNAPAVFMDYMNRIFRPYLDKFVVVFIDDILIYSKTQAEHEEHLRAVLSVLREKELYAKLSKCEFWMKEVQFLGHIVSAGGISVDPAKVRAVMEWERPRSVTEVRSFVGLAGYYRRFI; translated from the exons atggcacctagactccctcctcccCCGCAGCCTAACGAACCTGAtgcgtccaacaacgctaggttgttggagacggTGATAGACCGCTTACAGCAACAAAATACGACCCTCATGGAGCAGAACGCCACCCTGATGCAGCAAAATCAAGCTGCTATGCAGAGCTTGGAGTCCTCTCGTGCAAATTCTGAGACCACGCAGAGGCAGTTGATGGAGATACTTGCAGCAACTAGAGGTGCGCCTGGAGCATCCTCTTCAAACGCTGCTCAACCGAATGCTGAATGGAGCTTGGAAagtttcctccaacaccatccggctAAGTTCAGTGGGAAGGGTCTCCCAGATGAAGCAGATCAATGGTTAAGGGATatagagaaaattttcaatgccAAGAGATGCCCAGATGAGAATAGATTAGCGTACGCGGAGTATCTGTTAACGGGAGAAGCGAGTCATTGGTGGACGAGCGCGAGAGCCATTCTCGCAGACGCACGACAGCCAGTCACTTGGGAAGTGTTTAGGGctaagttttatgaagaatacttTCCGGACAGCGTTCGGTTTGCGAAGGAGGTAGAATTTCTACAACTGGTTCAAGGAGGTATGTCTGTTTCCGAATACACCAATAAGTTCAAGCATCTCGTCAGATTCAATACCATGGCCACAAGTGAAGTATGGCAGTGTAGAAAGTTTGAAAACGGATTGCGGAGCGACTTGAAAGTGTTGATATCCAGTTTGTGTATCCGAACGTTCCCTGCTATGGTTGAGAGAGCCAAGGTCTTGGAGAGGAACATGGCAGAAGCGGAACGTCAGAAGAGGTCGCAACAAGTGAGTAGAGGACCAATCGTGTCCAGGGGAGGTGCTGTACAGAGGAGAcctccttacgctcgtccaaatcaGTCTTCTCAGACGAGCGGATCTCAAGCAGTGGTTCCTGTCGGACAGTCTGGACAGGGAAGTGTAGTTTGTTTCCGATGTGGAGGACCACATTATAGGTCTTCATGCCCTCAGTTGGTGGGAGTGAAACAATGCAATCGTTGCGGAAGAAACGGACACTTGGATCACGAGTGCAACATGGGCGGACGTGCAGTAATGAGGCCGCCGAACGCTGGGAGAAATCAGCAGGGAAGAGGTGGTCGAGCCCAAGCTACTGGACGGGTATATGCAATCACTGGAGCGGAGGCAGCGAGCTCAGGTACGCTCGTCACTGGTACCTGCCTAGTTCATGGAATACCTTGCTGTGTGTTATTTGATTCTGGGGCGACGCACTCCTTCATTTCGAAGGCATGTGTTGAAAAGCTGGGGATTTTAGAGAGAGAtatgcagttcgacttggtggtaTCAACACCAGCGGCTGGAGAGCTTAGGACATCTACTGTATGCATTAGATGTCCTATTGTGGTTGAGGGGCATAGTTATAAG GACgtttttccagaagaaataCCAGGGTTACCTCCTGTGCGTGAGATTGAATTCTCCATTGACCTGGTGACCACAGCAGCCCCTATATCTGTTCAACCGTACCGTATGGCGCCTGCAGAGTTGGTTGAACTCaaaaagcagattgaagagCTAATGGAGAAGCAATTCATAAGACCGAGC ATTGATTTGCGTTCGGGATATCACCAAATCAGAGTGAAGGAGGACGACATCCAGAAGACTGCTTTTAGGTCGCGttatggacactacgagtaCGTAGTGATGCCTTTTGGAGTAACAAACGCTCCTGCAGTgttcatggattatatgaacCGCATTTTCCGGCCATATCTGGATAAGTTCGTGGTCGTTTttatagatgatattctcatctactctAAGACGCAAGCTGAACatgaagaacacttgagggCAGTGCTGAGCGTGTTGAGGGAAAAAGAATTGTATGCCAAACTGTCcaagtgtgaattctggatgaaggaggtGCAATTTCTGGGACATATTGTGTCCGCTGGAGGGATCTCGGTAGACCCAGCAAAGGTGCGAGCGGTTATGGAATGGGAACGCCCGCGTTCAGTCACGGAAGTGAGAAGCTTCGTTGGTcttgcgggctactataggcgtttCATATAG